The proteins below come from a single uncultured Carboxylicivirga sp. genomic window:
- a CDS encoding nuclear transport factor 2 family protein produces MKATHNERIDLNVIQREISTLLDKFHRAFKSWDMDTISDMMSEEMLYMGTDQAEIVDKYGFIKETAEYASALNQDLNYMIDKRIVRVNHDANTATSIEEFYEPLFSKTMAYRVTINWVTIHNEWKMDFVNWGCIPSNELIEKIDRRMQRS; encoded by the coding sequence ATGAAAGCGACGCATAACGAAAGGATTGATTTAAATGTTATTCAGCGTGAGATAAGTACTTTACTGGATAAATTTCATCGGGCATTTAAATCATGGGATATGGATACGATAAGTGATATGATGAGCGAAGAAATGCTTTATATGGGAACTGATCAAGCTGAGATTGTAGATAAATATGGCTTTATTAAAGAAACAGCAGAATATGCCAGTGCTTTAAATCAAGATTTGAATTACATGATTGATAAGAGAATTGTTAGAGTGAATCATGATGCAAATACAGCAACCAGTATTGAGGAGTTTTACGAACCTTTGTTTTCAAAAACAATGGCTTATAGGGTTACCATTAATTGGGTAACTATTCACAACGAATGGAAAATGGATTTTGTGAATTGGGGATGTATTCCTTCCAATGAGTTGATTGAAAAAATTGACAGAAGGATGCAACGTTCGTAA
- a CDS encoding glucose 1-dehydrogenase: MKDNVIIITGAASGLGYATALELAEREAKVTLVDYNKEALEKAKDEIQKAFPDAQLLTVVADVSNEMQVENYVNETFKQFGRIDGLYNNAGIEGKQAPMVDYDIDVFKKVIDINILGVYYGMRYVIPIMKKQGYGRIVNVSSVGGIRAVINQTAYVASKHAVSGMTKNAAIEYGKDGILTNAIAPGAILTPMVANAFKEVNATDPKSAEKEYAQRNPTRTLGRPVDVAKAVAFLISSDNGYISGQTIAIDGGESRLYGNA; the protein is encoded by the coding sequence ATGAAAGATAATGTTATTATAATTACAGGTGCAGCCAGTGGATTAGGCTATGCAACTGCCTTAGAACTTGCAGAGAGAGAAGCCAAAGTTACCTTAGTAGATTACAACAAAGAAGCTTTAGAAAAAGCTAAAGACGAAATTCAGAAAGCATTTCCTGATGCGCAATTATTGACAGTTGTAGCCGATGTTTCAAATGAAATGCAGGTAGAGAACTATGTGAACGAAACCTTTAAACAATTTGGTAGGATTGATGGCTTATACAACAATGCCGGTATTGAAGGAAAACAAGCTCCCATGGTTGATTACGACATCGATGTATTTAAAAAAGTAATTGACATTAACATTTTGGGGGTTTATTATGGAATGCGTTATGTTATTCCAATTATGAAAAAACAAGGGTACGGTCGTATTGTAAATGTTTCATCAGTAGGTGGTATCAGGGCCGTGATAAATCAAACCGCTTATGTAGCCAGCAAACATGCTGTTAGTGGTATGACAAAAAATGCAGCCATCGAATATGGTAAAGATGGCATTTTAACCAATGCTATTGCCCCAGGTGCTATTTTAACTCCAATGGTAGCCAATGCTTTTAAAGAAGTAAATGCAACAGATCCTAAATCTGCTGAGAAAGAATATGCTCAACGTAATCCAACCAGAACTTTGGGAAGACCCGTTGATGTTGCTAAAGCAGTTGCTTTCTTAATTAGTTCTGACAACGGTTACATTAGTGGTCAAACCATTGCTATTGATGGAGGTGAATCAAGACTATACGGAAACGCATAA
- a CDS encoding PspC domain-containing protein, whose amino-acid sequence MILGVCQWLSSKLGWDVKLIRIAFVIAALFFATGVGLYLILWLVKMFSK is encoded by the coding sequence ATGATTTTAGGAGTATGCCAATGGCTAAGTAGTAAATTAGGTTGGGACGTAAAATTAATTAGAATTGCCTTTGTTATTGCAGCATTATTTTTTGCAACAGGAGTTGGTCTTTATTTAATTTTATGGTTGGTTAAAATGTTTTCAAAATAA